gtttctatttatgttcTATGGATTTCCAATGTCATTTACTtgaagatttgatgagtttgttTGATGAGTTTGTGTAAATAAACGCACCAACTCAGGATTGCCTCCTTTCTTCGTTGTTTCATCCTTGCCTATTCCACTAggcaacattttcttttcttcttgccgTTAATAAAGTTCAAAAGGTCTATACACATGTTTATTATAATGCCTAAAGATTTATTGTCAATCTCCTCATCTTGTGAATTATAAACTAGTGAGACTCTCTGTTACCATTTCCAGTTGTTCATCTTTAACTAACTATtaagttggatttttttatacCATCTCAGAAAATCTTGATCAGTCAAATCTTTACAAAAGAATGGCTTTATCCAAACAAGAATTGTTAAGTCTCCATAGGCATTTTTATAATGAAACgacaaaaatttggaatagaaatttttaaggTCTTACCAAAAGCAATTCTATTTTTTgtcaaaccttttttttctaCTCAAAAACTTGTTTGCGGAACATAAATTATTCTCGAGAATGGAAATATAACCATACACACCTTAGTTGATAACTCAAACAATCTAacatattaataaaaatgaatagcaACTTAAGGTTCGGAGACTCTTAGTCACGATAAATAAGAattacaatttctaaaaatggaCGGATAAACACCCTAGCgccaaaaagaaagataataaaAAGGATTAAAGGACAGGAAGGGAGAATAAAAAAACCGGTTTTCcctattttctttctcaatatCGGTGACCAATCCGGCCCGGTAAGTCCGGAATGGAGCATTCAGGCCTTGCGAGTTTGGGCCTGCATCCGGCCCAATATAGATTCGGGCCTGAGACGAAGAGAAAGGCCACGTCAGCATTAGAGCACACACGGGTGGCCCCCACTTCGCTGCCTCCGTCCAATCAGCGAACGTCTACAGCGTCACCAGCCATAGCCATTCCCGACCGCCGCCGCGCCGGTCCACCAAAACGCCACCTCCGACGCactcgcctctctctctctcatcgaaacgcagtagagagagagagagagagagagagagggagagagaagagatgcACTCCTTCGGCTACCGGGCGAACGCCCTGCTGACGTTTGCCCTAACCATCCTGGCGCTGATGTGCGCCATGGCCTCCTTCTCCGACAACCTCAACTCCCCTTCTCCCTCCGCCGAAATCCaggtcggtcggtcggtcggtcggtcgcTCCCTCCCTTCTCGTTGTCTTCTCCGCCGCCGCGGTCTTGCTTCCGTCGATTGCGCCCCTCGATCCGTTCCGTCGATGTTCGAGTTTTGAGTCCTAGGTGGTTTATCGGAGGCTGAGCGCGTGCTTCTTTTATTATGTCCGATCAATTCCTCTCGTCGCGATGATGTTCTCTGTAATGTtgtccttgattgattctgtgaAAGAACCGGGAAATGCGTGACCTTTATTGCATGGATCGCCTCGATAGAAAATCTGGAGGATTGGCCGGATGCCTGTGAACTTTGATTTTGCTGCGCTTTTTTGGACAAGCTCGTGAAGGTCTGATCTTGGCTGTTTTGGGATCGTAATCACAGTCCACTGAGGAGGAGGTTCCTTTGTAATACCATGAGCTCATTCCCCTGATATCATTTCACTTGTCGAATTCCTTATAGATTACTTCTTTGATGCATTTTATGTCACATCTTTTCAACAGCTTGgatgttttgtttttcatttttcttgccTCCGTTTGTATATATAGGTCTTTGTGGGCACTGAAGTGCTCTTTTCTTTTAACGCAAATAGAACTTTGTCATGCTTCTGTTGATAATTTTGAGATGCAGCtttcttctcttattttcaTGACTGTACTGTCGATACGTAAGATGATGAATTGGCATAGTGGGTTAGTTgatgtttttgttcattttgtttgATCAATGGATTTTGCAATGCGTGCAGATTTTGAATATTAATTGGTTTCAGAGACAtcctgatgggaatgatgaggtatgatgatttttcttggtttttggCTATCTGCAACAAACATTCATTCTGCTAAAAGCTATTTGGGGGTGCCACAATCAGTAGATTCATTGCTATCATCATTTTGAGTAGTCTGGCAGTTGGGGCTTTCTTGAATCAGCTGGTAATCCGTGCTTTTACTTATGTTCGTGACTGGGTTTGTTATATATGAACATCTTTTGGGTGCCtgttatgtttttatttctgaTGATACTGGAGTCGAGAGTACTGCAAACTTTACACTGGAACGATAAATTCTTGACTATATGTAGATTGATTCATCTGCGTGTTATATCTGTCTTACCTGGTCATTTGGTCGATCTTCTCTCGTTGTTGTCATGCCTCATCCATTGCTGGCCATTCACATCTTTTGCCTCTTGTATTCACTATGTTTCATGGACCTGTGAGATTGATGTCGTGGtttacacaatttttttttttttttctgaatgaatttgaattatttattggTTGACtggactttctttttttggttggatgCAGGTCAGCTTGACCTTGAATATAACGGCAGACTTGCAGTCCTTGTTTACATGGAACACTAAGCAGGTTAGAAATAGCACATACCATGTAGTTCTTGAAAGTTGTGGCCTTTAGGGTCATGTGAATTTAAAGTACCTATGCAAGTAGgaatcacatcatttttcattaatggAACTCTGTGCTATTTTCAGAGAAGTCAAGAAAAGAGATTTGACTTAGTCTGTAAAGATAGAgaatttgaaataaagaatTGTGCTACCACAGCCTATTTCTTTATCTGCTTGAAGCCATTGAGCTATATCCTGTATTATAAGTTgaatttcaaaaagaagaaaaatattattaaacagCTGCTTGAACTGTTTGCAGGTTTTCGTCTTTGTAGCAGCAGAATATGAAACCCCAAAGAATTCATTGAATCAGGTAAACTTAGGAGGACATTTAAAAGCAAGAGTTTGGTGATATTTTCTGATCAATGGCATTTTTTCTTCATGAATATGTGAAACCACTCGCATTCACTGATGTTGATGGTGCTAAAAATTAGCATAAATTGCCAATTCGTGGCACATTAGTTATGTAAGTCCCAATGCTTGTGGCACTGGATCACATGAGCTTAACAACCAAAGACTGTGAATATGCTCTTAATTTTCTGTAGAAACATCTCTGAACAGGTATCTTTGTGGGATGGCATTATCCCTGCCAAAGAGCATGCAAAGTTCTGGATCCAGACACCAAATAAGTATCGTCTAATTGACCAGGTACTCCAGTCTTTCTGATAATAGTTTCTAACAAATTTTATCTGAATTGTGATTGTTCATTACACTGAATCAGTAGTTCTTTACACTCTCTTTTAAGACATCCACAGGCCTAACTGTCATTTATCTTTCTTAAAGGGAGGTAATCTTCGTGGCAAAGAATTCAACTTCACATTGCACTGGCATGTGATGCCGAAGACAGGAAAAATGTTTGCAGACAAAATAGTCATGTCGGGGTACCGCTTGCCAGAGGAATATAGATGAGACACAAGAAAGACTTGTCGTGTTGTTGCTGTACCTTAGAGCATTCGTATGGATATAACTTCTTGGAGAAAGTTAGAGTTTAGGCACTAAGACGGCTGATTTCCCAAATTAAAATACACATCTAAAAGAATAGGTAGTCTTCTTTTCCATTCTGGCCTTGCCCAGTAGTGTGCGCATGGCTTGTGATCACATGATTGGGAAATTTTGTGTCTTTGGAACTGCTGAGAACTTGATTACTGGAATTGTATGGGCAATTGTAGGTTTTTAGATCAGTGGAAGCATGCAATGCTCATTCAAGTTAATGCTTATACAACTATGCGAGGAGTACCTTTAGGTTCAACTGGgtgtttggaaaatatttggTAGCTGGAGCATCCTTCAATTGCTTTGTCGGAAGCTGCCTCTTTCTAGGTCATGCAAATTTTTGTAGCTGTGAGTCACCAACATTTAGCTACCACGGATGTGGTAACTTCCCCCAGTTGGTAAGCTGAGCAGTAAATGTTGGTAAACTATCGGAACGGTTTGTATTTTCGAAACAATCCATTAAACGTTAGTAATCGGCCCAAATGCTACTGACGTAAAAGTATTGGTGATTTATCAATGTGCAATGTTCCAATTTTCGGCTTAATTTTCGGCTCAGGAACAGCT
This region of Eucalyptus grandis isolate ANBG69807.140 chromosome 8, ASM1654582v1, whole genome shotgun sequence genomic DNA includes:
- the LOC104415540 gene encoding signal peptidase complex subunit 3B, which gives rise to MHSFGYRANALLTFALTILALMCAMASFSDNLNSPSPSAEIQILNINWFQRHPDGNDEVSLTLNITADLQSLFTWNTKQVFVFVAAEYETPKNSLNQVSLWDGIIPAKEHAKFWIQTPNKYRLIDQGGNLRGKEFNFTLHWHVMPKTGKMFADKIVMSGYRLPEEYR